Proteins encoded together in one Phyllostomus discolor isolate MPI-MPIP mPhyDis1 chromosome 6, mPhyDis1.pri.v3, whole genome shotgun sequence window:
- the LOC114500481 gene encoding olfactory receptor 4X2-like, translated as MAHTHNVTEFIFLGLSPNRDVQKVCFVIFLLLYTAIVLGNFLIVLIVLASRSLRSPMYFFLSYLSFVEICYASTTAPKLISDLLAERKAISLWGCMTQLFFIHFFGGTEIFLLTVMAYDRYVAICKPLNYTTIMNRQACAVLVGVAWLGGFVHSFTQILLTFRLPFCGPNVIDHYFCDLLPLLKLACSDTFLIGLLIVVNGGTLSVFCFLILLTSYVVILLHLRTRSSEGRRKALSTCASHITVVILFFGPCIFIYLRPSATLPVDKVVAIFYTVITPLLNPLIYSLRNAEVKKAMKRLWVRAMRPDWK; from the coding sequence ATGGCTCACACACATAATGtgactgaattcatttttctggGACTTTCTCCCAATCGGGACGTGCAGAAAGTTTGCTTTGTGATATTTCTGCTCTTGTACACAGCAATTGTGCTGGGGAATTTCCTCATCGTGCTCATCGTCTTAGCCAGCAGAAGTCTTCGttcccccatgtacttcttcctcagctACCTGTCCTTCGTGGAGATCTGCTACGCCTCCACCACGGCCCCCAAACTCATCTCAGATTTGCTGGCTGAAAGGAAAGCCATATCCCTGTGGGGCTGCATGACACAGCTTTTCTTCATCCACTTCTTTGGTGGCACTGAGATTTTCCTGCTCACCgtgatggcctatgaccgctacgTGGCCATCTGCAAACCCCTCAACTACACCACCATCATGAACCGGCAGGCGTGTGCTGTCCTGGTGGGGGTAGCATGGCTGGGGGGCTTCGTGCATTCCTTCACCCAAATCCTGCTCACCTTCCGCTTGCCTTTCTGTGGCCCCAACGTGATCGACCACTACTTCTGTGACCTGCTTCCTTTGCTCAAACTCGCCTGCTCTGACACCTTCCTCATTGGCCTGCTGATTGTTGTTAATGGGGGGACCCTGTCTGTGTTCTGTTTTCTGATCCTCTTAACCTCCTATGTGGTCATCCTGCTGCACCTGAGGACCCGGAGCTCCGAGGGGCGGCGCAAGGCCCTCTCCACCTGTGCGTCCCACATCACCGTGGTGATCTTGTTCTTTGGGCCCTGCATCTTCATCTACCTGAGGCCTTCTGCCACCCTGCCTGTGGACAAGGTGGTGGCCATATTCTACACAGTGATCACGCCTCTCCTCAACCCTCTCATCTACTCCCTGAGAAACGCTGAAGTGAAGAAGGCCATGAAAAGGCTGTGGGTGAGGGCCATGAGACCGGACTGGAAGTAG